Proteins encoded together in one Caldicellulosiruptor saccharolyticus DSM 8903 window:
- the acpS gene encoding holo-ACP synthase: MIFNIGIDIVEVERFKNIKRFDSFLKRVFTQKELEYIRSKNFNMLTIAGYFAAKEAVAKALSTGIVFGFKDIEIQKDTNGCPKVKLYNRAKEICENLKITNIVLSISHQNSVAVACAIAEKEE, from the coding sequence ATGATATTTAATATTGGAATTGACATTGTTGAGGTTGAAAGATTTAAGAACATAAAGAGATTTGACTCCTTTTTAAAAAGGGTATTTACTCAAAAAGAGCTTGAGTATATAAGATCTAAAAATTTTAATATGCTGACAATAGCAGGGTATTTTGCAGCAAAAGAGGCTGTGGCGAAAGCACTTTCTACAGGTATTGTATTTGGATTTAAAGATATTGAAATACAAAAGGATACAAATGGGTGTCCGAAGGTGAAGCTTTACAACAGAGCCAAAGAGATTTGTGAAAATTTAAAAATTACAAATATTGTCTTGAGTATCTCACATCAAAACTCGGTGGCAGTTGCCTGTGCAATTGCCGAAAAAGAGGAGTGA
- a CDS encoding ABC transporter ATP-binding protein: MDEILIEIKNLKKYFPVRSGFGKKAYIKAVDDVSFFIKKGETLGLVGESGCGKSTTGRTIIRLYEPTSGQIIFKGEDITKKDMLPYRKYMQMIFQDPYASLNPRMTVGDIIGEPIEIHNIAKGNEKKERVQELLRLVGLNSEHANRYPHEFSGGQRQRIGIARALAVEPEFIICDEPISALDVSIQAQIVNMLEDLQQELGLTYLFIAHDLSMVKHISSRVGVMYLGKLVELASSNELYEKPLHPYTQALLSAIPIPDPKISRERTRIILEGDVPSPLNPPSGCRFRTRCKYAFDRCKEEEPEFKNVGSGHYVACHLMDRK; this comes from the coding sequence TTGGATGAAATCCTCATTGAAATAAAGAACCTCAAAAAATATTTTCCAGTAAGAAGTGGATTTGGCAAAAAAGCTTATATCAAAGCAGTGGACGATGTTAGCTTTTTTATAAAAAAAGGCGAAACGCTTGGGCTTGTGGGAGAAAGTGGATGTGGAAAATCTACCACAGGAAGAACAATAATTAGACTTTATGAACCAACAAGCGGTCAGATTATCTTCAAAGGTGAAGATATAACAAAAAAGGACATGCTTCCTTACAGAAAATACATGCAGATGATCTTCCAAGACCCATATGCATCACTAAATCCGAGGATGACTGTTGGAGATATAATTGGTGAGCCGATTGAAATCCACAATATTGCAAAAGGCAATGAGAAAAAGGAAAGGGTCCAAGAGCTATTGAGGCTTGTTGGATTAAATAGCGAGCATGCAAATAGATACCCTCATGAATTTTCTGGTGGGCAGAGACAAAGAATAGGTATTGCAAGGGCACTGGCTGTTGAGCCTGAGTTTATAATCTGTGATGAGCCAATATCGGCACTTGACGTTTCAATTCAGGCTCAGATTGTAAATATGCTTGAAGACCTGCAGCAAGAGCTTGGGTTAACCTACCTATTTATTGCACATGACTTGTCAATGGTAAAGCATATAAGCAGTCGAGTAGGTGTTATGTACTTAGGAAAACTTGTTGAACTGGCAAGTAGTAATGAGCTGTATGAAAAGCCTCTTCATCCTTATACACAAGCGTTGCTTTCTGCAATACCTATTCCTGACCCAAAGATTTCAAGAGAGCGAACAAGAATCATATTAGAGGGTGATGTTCCAAGCCCGCTAAATCCGCCAAGTGGTTGCAGATTCAGGACAAGGTGCAAGTATGCGTTTGATAGATGCAAAGAGGAAGAACCAGAATTTAAGAATGTTGGTTCTGGTCATTACGTAGCCTGCCATCTAATGGATAGAAAGTAA
- a CDS encoding peptide ABC transporter substrate-binding protein translates to MKKRLIAAFILVMFLVTGLFINSNYKSTEAAAKQVLTYINGAEPRYLDPALNNAVDGANIIINVFEGLTRVNVKGETVPGMAYKWTVSKDGLTYTFYLRDAKWSDGKPVTAYDFEYAWKRALDPKTASEYAYQLYYIKNGRKFNEGKAKASDVGVKALNAKTLRVTLEAPTPYFIDLTNFPTYFPVRKDIVEKYGNKWATNPKTYIGNGPFIMTKWVHNSYIEFKKNPKYWDAKSITLEKIIYKLSEDDKANLLAYEAGQVDGAESVPTEEIPRLLKEKKLKVWPLLGTYYYDVNCKIKPFNDKRVRAALSLAIDRTYIVENIGKLGQKPATGFVPYGITGISKDFRIESGNYLPVRADLAKAKKLLAEAGYPNGKGFPEIEIIYNTNEGHKKIAEAIQNMWQQLGIKVKLSNMEWKVLQDRRQKKDYMVARDGWVGDYVDPMTFLDLFTSYSDNNNTNWSNKKYDELIDKAKRTTDRKQRMKYMMEAEKILMEDYAVIPIYFYVKGQLLRDYVKNYYISPLGFNYFMYAKIVK, encoded by the coding sequence ATGAAAAAGCGTCTTATTGCCGCGTTTATACTTGTTATGTTTTTGGTGACAGGTCTATTTATTAACTCTAATTATAAGTCAACAGAGGCGGCAGCAAAGCAGGTTTTGACTTACATCAACGGTGCTGAACCAAGATATTTAGACCCAGCTTTAAATAATGCGGTTGATGGAGCAAACATCATCATTAATGTGTTTGAAGGTTTAACAAGAGTTAATGTAAAAGGCGAAACAGTGCCGGGCATGGCTTACAAGTGGACAGTATCAAAAGATGGTCTTACTTACACCTTCTACTTAAGAGATGCAAAGTGGTCAGATGGCAAACCTGTTACAGCATATGACTTTGAGTATGCATGGAAAAGAGCATTAGACCCAAAGACAGCATCAGAATATGCTTATCAGCTTTATTACATCAAGAATGGTCGCAAGTTTAATGAAGGTAAGGCAAAGGCATCTGATGTTGGTGTTAAGGCTTTAAATGCAAAGACTCTGCGAGTAACATTAGAAGCGCCAACACCGTACTTTATTGATTTGACAAACTTCCCAACATATTTCCCTGTGAGAAAAGATATAGTAGAAAAGTATGGTAACAAATGGGCAACAAATCCAAAGACATATATAGGCAATGGTCCATTTATAATGACAAAATGGGTTCATAACTCATACATTGAGTTCAAGAAAAACCCAAAGTATTGGGATGCAAAATCAATAACACTTGAAAAGATTATATATAAACTTTCAGAAGACGATAAAGCAAACCTGTTAGCATATGAGGCAGGACAGGTTGACGGTGCAGAATCTGTTCCAACAGAAGAGATACCAAGACTACTCAAAGAGAAAAAACTAAAAGTTTGGCCATTACTCGGCACATACTACTATGATGTTAACTGTAAGATAAAACCATTTAATGACAAGAGGGTAAGAGCTGCACTTTCACTTGCTATTGACAGAACTTATATTGTAGAGAATATAGGAAAACTTGGTCAAAAACCAGCAACTGGATTTGTGCCATATGGAATTACGGGTATTTCAAAAGACTTTAGAATAGAGAGTGGTAATTATTTGCCAGTTAGAGCTGATTTAGCAAAGGCGAAAAAACTCTTGGCTGAAGCTGGTTATCCAAACGGCAAAGGCTTCCCAGAAATTGAAATTATCTACAATACAAACGAAGGACATAAGAAAATTGCAGAGGCTATTCAAAATATGTGGCAGCAGCTTGGTATCAAAGTCAAGCTTTCCAATATGGAATGGAAAGTGTTGCAAGACAGAAGACAAAAGAAAGACTACATGGTTGCAAGAGATGGCTGGGTAGGCGACTATGTTGACCCGATGACATTCTTAGACCTATTTACATCATACAGTGACAATAACAACACAAATTGGAGCAACAAGAAATATGATGAGCTTATCGACAAAGCAAAGAGAACAACAGACAGAAAACAAAGAATGAAATACATGATGGAAGCAGAAAAGATTTTAATGGAAGATTATGCTGTTATTCCAATTTACTTCTATGTAAAAGGACAGCTTCTCAGAGACTACGTAAAGAACTACTACATCTCACCACTTGGATTTAACTACTTCATGTATGCTAAGATTGTAAAGTAA
- a CDS encoding ABC transporter permease: protein MENISRELFVPISKEEKQLETIVRPSMSYWQDAWRRLKANKVAMASMWAIIFFIVLAIVGPMVMPYRYDEQLRGQEALGPSLKHLFGTDELGRDLFVRCLYGMRISLSIGIVATIINIVIGVLYGGISGYIGGKVDNIMMRIVDILYSVPLMIYVILLSVSLKPALEKLFDKYSFLSGLQTVGAPLICIYIALGLTYWISMARIVRGEILSLKQQEYVTAAKTIGASGWRILLRHLIPNSMGSIIVTATLQIPSAIFTESFLSFIGLGVDAPVPSLGSLASDGINGFISYPYRLFFPSLLLCLIILAFNLFGDGLRDALDPRMRK from the coding sequence ATGGAGAATATATCAAGAGAACTTTTTGTGCCAATTTCAAAAGAAGAAAAACAACTTGAGACAATAGTCCGTCCAAGCATGAGCTATTGGCAAGACGCTTGGAGAAGACTCAAAGCTAACAAGGTTGCAATGGCTTCTATGTGGGCAATAATATTTTTTATAGTCCTTGCAATAGTTGGGCCAATGGTTATGCCATACAGGTATGATGAGCAGCTTCGTGGACAAGAAGCGTTAGGGCCGTCACTGAAACACTTATTTGGGACTGACGAGTTGGGAAGAGACCTTTTCGTAAGATGTTTGTATGGCATGAGAATATCCTTGTCCATTGGTATAGTTGCGACAATTATAAATATTGTGATTGGTGTATTGTATGGCGGGATTTCAGGGTACATAGGTGGAAAAGTTGACAATATAATGATGAGAATAGTTGATATTTTATATAGCGTGCCCTTGATGATTTATGTAATTCTTCTTTCAGTTTCATTAAAACCTGCATTGGAGAAATTGTTTGACAAATACTCTTTTTTAAGCGGTCTTCAAACAGTAGGAGCACCACTTATTTGTATCTATATTGCCTTGGGATTAACATATTGGATATCAATGGCAAGAATTGTTCGTGGCGAAATTTTAAGCCTAAAACAGCAAGAGTATGTTACTGCTGCGAAGACAATTGGTGCAAGTGGATGGAGGATTTTACTAAGGCACCTTATTCCAAACAGCATGGGTTCAATCATTGTTACGGCTACGCTGCAGATTCCAAGTGCTATTTTTACTGAGTCTTTCCTGAGCTTTATAGGACTTGGCGTTGATGCACCTGTTCCATCGCTTGGCTCTCTTGCATCTGATGGTATAAATGGCTTTATATCATACCCTTACAGACTATTTTTCCCATCGCTCTTGTTGTGTTTAATAATATTGGCATTTAACCTGTTTGGCGATGGACTTAGAGATGCACTTGACCCAAGAATGAGAAAGTAA
- a CDS encoding ABC transporter ATP-binding protein produces the protein MANKLLEVKNLKTSFFTHVGEVKAVNDVSFDVYEGQTVGIVGESGSGKSVTSMSIMRLIAPPGKIIDGQIIFEGKDLLKLSEKEMRDIRGNKISMIFQDPMTSLNPVFTIGNQLIEAIKIHNKVSTAEAKKRAVEMLRLVGIPSPERRLSQYPHEFSGGMRQRVMIAMALSCNPKLLIADEPTTALDVTIQAQILDLLKKLQQQLKMSIILITHDLGVVADICQKVIVMYGGIVVEEGSVDDIFYNPKHPYTWGLLRSVPKMHLGLKKRLVPIEGQPPDLLKPPKGCPFAPRCDYAMKVCLEVRPPLFNVGDGHQARCWLNHEYAPQELLSSAKVVNE, from the coding sequence TTGGCCAATAAACTGCTTGAAGTGAAAAACCTAAAAACCTCATTTTTTACACATGTTGGAGAAGTTAAGGCAGTAAACGATGTTTCGTTTGATGTATATGAGGGTCAAACAGTGGGTATTGTGGGCGAATCTGGAAGTGGCAAGAGTGTAACATCAATGTCTATAATGAGACTTATTGCCCCGCCGGGTAAGATAATAGATGGTCAGATTATATTTGAAGGAAAGGACCTTTTAAAGCTATCTGAGAAAGAGATGAGAGATATAAGAGGAAATAAAATCAGTATGATATTTCAGGACCCGATGACATCTTTAAACCCTGTTTTCACAATAGGAAATCAGCTAATTGAAGCTATAAAGATTCACAATAAAGTTTCAACTGCCGAGGCTAAAAAAAGAGCAGTTGAGATGCTAAGATTAGTTGGAATTCCCAGTCCAGAAAGAAGACTTTCACAGTACCCGCATGAGTTTTCGGGTGGTATGCGTCAGAGGGTAATGATTGCAATGGCACTGTCTTGCAATCCAAAGCTTTTGATTGCAGATGAGCCAACAACTGCTCTTGATGTTACTATACAGGCGCAGATATTAGATCTTTTAAAAAAGCTTCAGCAGCAATTAAAAATGTCTATAATACTTATCACACATGACCTTGGAGTTGTTGCTGATATATGCCAAAAGGTTATTGTTATGTATGGTGGAATAGTTGTTGAAGAAGGAAGTGTTGATGATATCTTCTATAATCCAAAACACCCTTACACATGGGGGCTTTTGAGGTCTGTACCAAAGATGCACTTGGGACTCAAGAAAAGGCTTGTTCCTATTGAAGGACAGCCACCAGACTTACTAAAACCCCCAAAAGGATGTCCTTTTGCACCAAGGTGTGATTATGCAATGAAAGTGTGCTTAGAGGTACGACCACCACTTTTTAATGTGGGGGATGGGCATCAGGCAAGGTGTTGGCTCAATCATGAATATGCTCCGCAAGAGTTACTAAGCAGTGCAAAGGTAGTAAATGAATAA
- the pdxS gene encoding pyridoxal 5'-phosphate synthase lyase subunit PdxS, giving the protein MSEVVNERYELNKNLAQMLKGGVIMDVTSPREAEIAEKAGAVAVMALQKVPADLRKEGKVARMADPKIILEIKSAVSIPVMAKVRIGHFVEAQILEALGIDYIDESEVLTPADEEHHIDKWKFKAAFVCGARDLGEALRRIQEGASMIRTKGEAGTGNVVEAVRHLRRINKQIAYAASLNEDELYAYAKELGVSYELLKKTAELKRLPVVNFAAGGIATPADAALMMQLGADGVFVGSGIFKSKNPEKRARAIVMATTYYNDPKILAEISYDLGEEMEGIDLRGLSQNELLQFRGN; this is encoded by the coding sequence ATGAGTGAGGTTGTAAATGAAAGATATGAACTCAACAAAAACCTTGCCCAGATGCTAAAAGGTGGTGTTATTATGGATGTAACATCACCAAGGGAGGCAGAGATTGCAGAAAAAGCAGGTGCTGTTGCTGTAATGGCCCTTCAAAAGGTCCCAGCTGACCTAAGAAAAGAAGGCAAGGTTGCGCGTATGGCGGACCCAAAGATTATCTTGGAGATAAAAAGTGCTGTTTCAATTCCAGTTATGGCAAAGGTGCGAATTGGTCATTTTGTTGAGGCACAGATTTTAGAAGCGTTAGGTATTGACTATATAGATGAGAGCGAGGTTTTGACACCTGCTGATGAGGAGCACCATATTGACAAGTGGAAATTTAAAGCTGCTTTTGTATGTGGTGCAAGGGATTTAGGAGAGGCACTCAGAAGAATCCAAGAAGGTGCGTCCATGATACGAACAAAAGGTGAGGCTGGAACAGGAAATGTTGTTGAGGCGGTAAGACACTTAAGAAGAATTAACAAACAGATTGCATACGCAGCATCTTTAAATGAGGATGAGCTTTATGCATATGCAAAGGAATTAGGTGTATCATATGAGCTTTTGAAAAAAACTGCTGAGCTAAAAAGACTTCCTGTTGTAAACTTTGCAGCAGGTGGAATTGCAACACCGGCTGACGCAGCTTTAATGATGCAGCTTGGAGCAGATGGTGTATTTGTTGGCTCTGGAATATTTAAGTCGAAAAACCCAGAAAAAAGAGCAAGAGCAATTGTAATGGCAACAACATACTACAATGACCCTAAAATCTTAGCAGAGATTTCTTATGACCTTGGTGAAGAGATGGAAGGAATTGATTTAAGAGGTCTTTCACAAAATGAACTTTTGCAGTTTAGGGGGAATTAA
- a CDS encoding type 2 periplasmic-binding domain-containing protein: protein MIQRNLKKSLSLIVLISFLAFLLQGCSSNADDINKKVRIVLVGNFIGDENAKKLISELERKSGDKVYIDQILYTGDTPRSEQEFAFMQKLMVMLAAGEGDIYILDKKLFTNYAQNGAFYSLKSFVSKNKLNKFIDDTCYVKEKDKSAKDLYGIKADNVEILKKYGFDTKNKYIAIYVRSNKFSRAQKVLLALLNSK from the coding sequence ATGATTCAAAGAAATTTAAAAAAGAGTCTGAGTTTAATAGTTCTCATTAGTTTTTTAGCGTTTTTGTTGCAAGGCTGCTCAAGCAATGCAGATGATATCAACAAAAAAGTGAGAATTGTTCTTGTTGGCAATTTTATAGGGGATGAAAATGCTAAAAAATTGATTTCTGAGCTTGAAAGAAAGTCAGGTGATAAAGTTTACATTGACCAGATTCTCTACACAGGAGATACTCCAAGATCCGAACAAGAATTTGCGTTTATGCAAAAACTTATGGTAATGCTTGCAGCAGGTGAAGGTGATATATATATCCTTGATAAAAAACTCTTTACAAACTATGCTCAAAATGGAGCATTCTATTCACTAAAATCTTTTGTAAGCAAGAATAAGCTAAATAAATTTATCGACGATACATGTTATGTTAAAGAAAAAGACAAATCTGCAAAAGATTTATATGGCATTAAGGCAGACAACGTTGAAATACTTAAAAAATATGGGTTTGATACAAAGAACAAGTACATTGCTATTTATGTAAGAAGCAATAAGTTTTCACGTGCACAAAAGGTACTGCTTGCTCTTCTAAATAGTAAGTAA
- a CDS encoding M20 family metallopeptidase has translation MNLQINRIKEVIEKNMNLYENIQKELHNIAELSFEEYKTQKYIREKLTEWGIENFPIAKTGVIGIINNSDECVAVRADMDAILVEGKPRHCCGHDFHMAIVLGIAKTLVDIGYKGCVKFIFQPAEEGPGGAKKLIEEGGLKNPDVKQLIGFHVWPNLDVGMIEVSSGAIMASVDDFEIEFIGKGGHAAMPELTKNPIYPAIDFIQSANNFFSAYSKKVSPFHISFSSISSGETYNVIANTCKIKGTVRTFDANIQDFIYENIKKLAKYSAEKYDARVDINYYFQYPPLINNSQIAEKFLKSAKSILGEENVNRAEISFTAEDFAFYCKEVPSFYFRLGIKENGKGENPLHSPSFDASEKCIFYGIYLVVNYLLTI, from the coding sequence ATGAATTTGCAAATTAATAGAATTAAAGAAGTAATTGAGAAAAATATGAATCTTTATGAAAATATTCAAAAAGAACTGCATAATATAGCTGAGCTTTCATTTGAGGAGTATAAAACGCAAAAATATATTAGAGAAAAATTAACTGAATGGGGGATAGAAAACTTCCCTATTGCAAAAACAGGAGTAATTGGAATCATAAATAATTCTGATGAATGTGTGGCAGTTAGGGCTGATATGGACGCAATATTAGTTGAAGGAAAACCAAGACACTGCTGTGGTCATGACTTTCATATGGCAATTGTACTTGGTATTGCAAAGACCTTGGTTGACATTGGCTATAAAGGGTGCGTAAAATTTATTTTCCAACCTGCCGAAGAAGGACCTGGCGGTGCTAAAAAGTTGATTGAAGAAGGTGGTTTGAAAAACCCAGATGTAAAACAGCTCATTGGTTTTCATGTTTGGCCAAATCTTGATGTTGGAATGATTGAAGTATCAAGTGGGGCTATTATGGCAAGCGTTGATGACTTTGAAATAGAATTTATTGGAAAAGGCGGACATGCTGCCATGCCAGAGCTTACTAAAAATCCTATCTATCCTGCAATAGACTTTATACAAAGTGCAAATAACTTTTTTTCTGCATATTCCAAAAAAGTTTCTCCTTTTCATATATCCTTCTCGTCCATTAGCAGTGGCGAGACTTACAATGTGATTGCAAATACATGTAAGATAAAAGGCACTGTGAGAACATTTGATGCTAATATACAAGATTTTATTTATGAGAACATAAAAAAATTAGCAAAGTACTCGGCTGAGAAATACGATGCTCGAGTAGATATAAACTATTATTTCCAATATCCACCTTTAATAAATAACTCTCAGATTGCAGAAAAATTTTTAAAGTCTGCCAAAAGTATACTGGGTGAGGAAAATGTAAATAGAGCCGAAATAAGCTTTACTGCCGAGGACTTTGCGTTCTACTGTAAAGAAGTACCTTCTTTTTATTTTCGGCTTGGAATAAAAGAAAATGGCAAAGGGGAAAATCCCTTGCACTCACCATCTTTTGATGCATCAGAAAAGTGTATTTTTTATGGAATATACCTTGTTGTGAACTACTTACTTACTATTTAG
- a CDS encoding aminotransferase-like domain-containing protein → MAMSVSIQLDKKSKKPLYVQLYEALKEKILSGEYSYMQKLPSVRHLCKALNVNLSTVTKALNQLQLEGYIKAVAGSGYYVVYNEYQDKVIFEEEILSTPSSEFINLSSSKLPYSLYPIEQFKSSINNAIESFGPQIFDYIEPFKNPLKEYLVENYLEKFKIYADPLNVIIVSGAQQGIEITTKSLLKPGDTIFIENPSYLGAYHIFSNMHLNVIGIDIDQMEQIEDYVKKFSPKAFYIIPFSQNPTGISYTEEYKRYLCDIAEKYNFYLIEDDFLSDVVVEEGNFPIKAYDRHDRVFYIKSFSTLTMPALRIGFVVSPAEFADEVAYYKSTADISTSLFIQVCFADFLKNHFDLYIQKLKSYIQEKRKLFLDLIEKYGLASRLFTKSPKGIFVSFLLPPKISSAYIYNKLKAEKVLVQPHTCFYHKPNSINFFRVSFLNCSDVGLQIGIEKIRDALKSILQKGGE, encoded by the coding sequence ATGGCTATGTCTGTATCGATACAGCTTGATAAAAAGTCTAAAAAGCCCCTTTATGTTCAGCTCTATGAAGCTCTCAAAGAAAAGATATTATCTGGTGAGTACAGCTACATGCAAAAATTGCCTTCTGTCCGTCACCTTTGCAAGGCTTTAAATGTCAATCTTTCCACTGTTACAAAGGCTTTGAATCAATTGCAGCTTGAGGGGTATATCAAGGCAGTTGCTGGAAGTGGGTATTATGTTGTTTATAACGAATATCAGGACAAGGTGATATTTGAAGAGGAGATTTTAAGCACACCGTCAAGTGAGTTTATAAACCTTTCTTCTTCAAAACTGCCATATAGTTTGTATCCCATTGAACAGTTTAAATCGTCTATAAATAATGCAATTGAAAGTTTTGGCCCGCAGATTTTTGATTACATTGAGCCATTTAAAAACCCCTTAAAAGAGTATTTGGTTGAAAATTACTTGGAAAAATTCAAAATTTATGCTGATCCTTTAAATGTAATAATTGTATCCGGTGCTCAACAAGGAATAGAAATCACAACAAAAAGCCTTTTAAAACCAGGTGATACTATATTTATAGAAAATCCCTCGTATTTGGGGGCATATCATATTTTCAGTAATATGCACTTAAATGTTATAGGAATTGATATAGACCAAATGGAGCAAATTGAAGACTACGTTAAAAAATTTTCTCCAAAAGCTTTTTACATAATTCCTTTTTCCCAGAACCCAACTGGCATTTCTTATACTGAAGAATACAAAAGATATTTGTGTGATATTGCCGAAAAATATAACTTTTATCTTATTGAAGATGACTTTCTTAGCGATGTAGTAGTAGAAGAGGGAAATTTCCCTATAAAGGCTTATGACAGACATGACAGGGTATTTTACATCAAAAGTTTTTCAACTCTCACAATGCCAGCGCTGAGGATTGGGTTTGTGGTATCACCCGCGGAGTTTGCAGATGAAGTGGCATATTATAAATCTACAGCAGATATCTCAACATCTTTATTTATCCAGGTGTGTTTTGCAGATTTTCTGAAAAATCACTTCGATTTATACATTCAAAAACTTAAATCTTACATCCAAGAAAAGCGAAAATTGTTTTTAGATTTAATAGAAAAATACGGTCTGGCAAGTAGACTTTTTACTAAAAGTCCAAAAGGCATATTTGTGTCATTCTTGCTTCCACCAAAAATTTCGTCAGCGTATATTTACAATAAGCTGAAGGCTGAAAAAGTGCTCGTACAACCCCATACATGTTTTTATCACAAGCCAAATTCTATAAATTTCTTCAGAGTGAGCTTCTTAAACTGTAGTGATGTGGGACTCCAAATTGGAATTGAGAAGATAAGAGATGCTTTAAAATCTATTTTACAAAAGGGTGGTGAATAA
- the pdxT gene encoding pyridoxal 5'-phosphate synthase glutaminase subunit PdxT has protein sequence MKKIGVLAFQGGVIEHVKKIEELGHIPVLVKKNEDLEGIDGLILPGGESTTIGKFLIETGLKDKILSLAEQGMPMWGTCAGAILLSKSIKNQGSGVLPLLDIVIERNAYGSQIDSFRKEVFVPRFNKTTECVFIRAPKIVDVGSNVEVLAQLDTPIAVLQGTILATTFHPELTSQNYWHSFFVENMIK, from the coding sequence TTGAAAAAAATTGGAGTATTGGCATTTCAAGGCGGAGTTATTGAGCATGTAAAAAAAATTGAGGAACTGGGGCACATACCAGTATTAGTAAAGAAAAATGAAGATTTAGAGGGAATAGATGGTTTGATTTTGCCAGGTGGAGAGAGCACAACCATAGGAAAGTTTTTAATAGAAACTGGACTAAAAGACAAAATCCTGAGCTTGGCTGAACAAGGTATGCCAATGTGGGGAACGTGTGCAGGTGCAATACTTTTGTCAAAGAGTATAAAAAACCAAGGAAGTGGTGTTTTGCCACTTCTTGACATAGTAATTGAAAGAAATGCTTACGGCAGCCAGATTGACAGTTTCAGAAAGGAAGTTTTTGTGCCAAGGTTTAATAAGACAACTGAATGTGTGTTTATAAGAGCACCCAAGATAGTTGATGTTGGCTCAAATGTAGAGGTTTTGGCGCAGCTTGACACCCCTATTGCTGTGTTGCAAGGAACTATTTTGGCAACAACATTTCATCCTGAACTCACGTCTCAAAATTATTGGCATTCTTTCTTCGTTGAGAATATGATAAAATAA